In Leptospiraceae bacterium, one DNA window encodes the following:
- a CDS encoding DUF1564 family protein — MNPQKYAETQSSLLVPAKYMDEFNRRTTGFSRRKYLHALLNRYRNVILWGTFEKMDRVKKAYQEVGQNLQKKNLNK; from the coding sequence ATGAACCCACAAAAATATGCAGAAACCCAATCGAGCTTGCTTGTTCCAGCAAAATATATGGACGAGTTCAATAGAAGAACAACGGGTTTTTCGAGACGAAAATATTTACACGCATTGCTGAACAGATACAGAAATGTGATTCTTTGGGGTACTTTTGAGAAAATGGATAGAGTAAAGAAAGCGTATCAAGAAGTCGGACAAAATTTGCAAAAGAAGAATTTGAATAAATAA
- the nadB gene encoding L-aspartate oxidase, whose translation MHKKKTDFLIIGSGLAGLFCALKLAKFGEVTIVTKKSDFESNTNYAQGGIASVFAKTDNKESHLKDTLEAGAGLCDLEATRILVEEGPKSVEELITLGVPFNRDIDGNLDLGLEGGHRHKRIVHAYDRTGREVENSLLSAVKANGNIKILEYHTCVDLITPHHIKKNKNKTNICYGAYILQIRKGEIFPLLAKKTIICTGGAGQVYLHTTNPEIATGDGVACAFRAGAIIKNMEFYQFHPTSLYHENGNSFLISEAVRGKGGILRRLNGEAFMKEYHEMGDLAPRDIVARAIDNELKKRGETHVLLDVTHLIKPEIIKYFPSIYEKCKSLGIDITETPIPVVPAAHYMCGGIETDVWGKTNILNLYSSGEAACTGVHGGNRLASNSLLEGLVFSNRIAMDIEKEKTVFLQEANEVPEWNKEGMINTEEWVLISHNLHEVKTIMSNYVGIVRSNLRLERAKRRIELIFEEVRDYYNRTIITNSLLELRNILQIADLTIRSAILRKESRGLHFTTDYPETREPSRNDTILRSS comes from the coding sequence TTGCATAAAAAGAAAACAGATTTTTTAATAATCGGTAGTGGTCTTGCCGGATTATTTTGTGCGTTAAAGCTCGCAAAATTCGGTGAGGTCACTATTGTCACTAAAAAATCTGATTTTGAATCAAACACAAATTATGCACAAGGTGGGATCGCATCTGTATTCGCCAAGACTGATAATAAAGAAAGTCATCTGAAAGATACCTTAGAGGCAGGTGCTGGGCTTTGTGATTTGGAAGCCACTCGTATATTAGTTGAAGAAGGACCAAAATCAGTAGAAGAATTAATCACTCTTGGAGTGCCGTTTAATAGGGACATTGATGGGAATTTAGATCTAGGACTGGAAGGTGGACACAGACACAAAAGAATTGTTCACGCATACGATAGAACAGGAAGAGAAGTAGAAAATAGCTTGCTATCGGCAGTGAAAGCAAATGGAAATATTAAAATCTTAGAATACCATACCTGTGTTGACTTAATCACCCCACATCATATAAAGAAAAATAAAAATAAAACTAATATATGCTATGGAGCTTATATTTTACAAATCAGGAAAGGTGAAATATTTCCCCTTCTTGCAAAAAAAACAATTATCTGCACGGGAGGTGCCGGACAAGTGTATCTTCATACAACCAATCCGGAGATTGCGACAGGTGATGGAGTTGCCTGTGCGTTTAGAGCAGGTGCAATTATAAAAAATATGGAATTCTATCAGTTCCACCCGACTTCACTCTACCACGAAAACGGAAACTCATTTTTAATTTCTGAGGCGGTCAGAGGGAAAGGGGGAATCCTTCGACGTTTGAATGGTGAAGCGTTTATGAAAGAATACCACGAGATGGGAGATTTAGCACCACGAGATATTGTTGCTAGAGCAATTGATAACGAGTTGAAAAAAAGAGGAGAGACTCATGTTCTCTTAGATGTAACTCATTTGATTAAACCAGAAATTATAAAATACTTTCCTTCGATTTATGAAAAATGTAAGTCGCTTGGGATTGATATTACCGAAACTCCGATACCGGTAGTACCCGCAGCTCATTATATGTGTGGAGGGATTGAAACCGATGTATGGGGCAAGACAAATATTCTAAATTTATACTCTTCCGGTGAGGCAGCGTGCACAGGCGTGCATGGCGGAAATCGTTTGGCATCTAATAGTTTATTGGAAGGACTCGTTTTTTCTAATCGGATTGCAATGGATATAGAAAAAGAAAAAACTGTATTTTTACAAGAAGCTAATGAAGTGCCTGAATGGAATAAAGAAGGTATGATTAATACAGAAGAATGGGTTCTTATTTCGCATAACCTTCACGAAGTAAAAACTATTATGAGTAATTATGTTGGGATAGTTAGAAGTAATCTTCGTTTAGAAAGAGCAAAAAGAAGAATAGAGTTGATTTTTGAAGAAGTAAGAGATTATTACAATAGGACAATTATTACAAATTCCTTGTTGGAACTCCGAAATATTTTGCAAATAGCCGATCTCACTATTCGATCTGCAATCCTCAGAAAAGAAAGTAGAGGACTTCATTTTACAACAGACTATCCTGAAACCAGAGAGCCTTCCAGAAATGATACAATCCTTCGATCAAGTTAA
- a CDS encoding S41 family peptidase, with amino-acid sequence MKFLKLFSVSIFLILSLTINCESKAKKSPRSYDFTSRDFETVVSTVEKQYIEKNIHVDRAYTDAAIFALMSLPHALFLYPESYFKDRAKYEEVEEIFPGETFKISPSDRFVIFNPDYTKVEELRKKKYQAESSKPKIQNDELKKMMEREQIKKSILASRWEQIHFSKKDFDRVIAFVQDNISKYRESPFKDPMFEVDEEADKKSEFGMKDVYLAAANGYLNSLDPHSSVFLKEMWEESMAKIQDSTFEGIGAILSGGGPREVIIENPLEGRPAVKAGIRSGDVILAVDGKAVKGLSLDKVVKRIKGKKGTKVVLTLKRKGSTQLFNIEVERATIEMKNVTKNLIKDHEHIGYIKLTGFVKSNTESSDRDIKNAYNELEKEAAKKNIKLKALVLDLRNNAGGYLDLAIDISDMFLSKGVIVSTGRDQGTEEARAEPNNEITNLPMVVLINAKSASASEIVASALQHHGRALLLGERTFGKATVQKLIDPLPGNRDFVLKLTQSRYYDPSGMTIQVVGVNPDIEVSAEEDGSFPFQYREENMWAHLPKIESDKKHKTYFNLEKLKDWVKKKGMSESFLQKHKNDPIKPDYQLIRSLDYIEALIAVK; translated from the coding sequence GTGAAATTTCTAAAACTGTTTTCCGTATCTATTTTTTTGATTTTATCGCTTACGATTAATTGTGAGTCAAAAGCAAAGAAATCTCCACGCTCCTACGATTTTACTTCCCGCGATTTTGAGACAGTAGTCAGCACAGTTGAAAAACAATATATCGAGAAAAATATCCATGTAGATCGTGCCTATACCGATGCTGCAATATTTGCGTTAATGTCTCTTCCTCACGCTTTATTTTTATACCCTGAAAGTTATTTTAAAGATAGAGCGAAATACGAAGAAGTAGAAGAGATTTTTCCGGGAGAAACTTTTAAAATATCTCCATCCGACAGATTTGTGATATTTAATCCTGATTATACAAAAGTAGAAGAGCTTCGTAAAAAAAAGTATCAGGCCGAAAGCTCAAAACCTAAAATTCAAAATGATGAATTGAAGAAAATGATGGAAAGAGAGCAGATTAAAAAATCAATTCTCGCATCTCGTTGGGAGCAAATTCATTTTTCCAAAAAAGATTTTGATCGTGTAATCGCTTTTGTTCAAGACAATATATCAAAATATAGAGAGTCCCCATTTAAAGATCCGATGTTTGAAGTGGATGAAGAAGCCGATAAAAAAAGTGAATTTGGAATGAAGGATGTTTATCTTGCTGCCGCCAATGGATATTTGAATTCTTTGGATCCTCACTCAAGTGTATTTTTAAAAGAAATGTGGGAAGAGTCAATGGCTAAAATTCAAGACTCTACCTTTGAAGGTATAGGGGCAATCCTCAGTGGAGGAGGACCTCGCGAGGTAATCATAGAAAATCCTTTGGAGGGAAGACCCGCAGTGAAAGCCGGCATTCGATCTGGGGATGTTATCCTTGCAGTTGACGGCAAAGCCGTGAAAGGATTGTCTTTAGATAAAGTAGTAAAGAGAATCAAAGGGAAAAAAGGTACTAAAGTAGTGCTTACTCTGAAAAGAAAAGGCTCGACTCAGCTGTTTAATATAGAAGTAGAAAGAGCAACCATCGAGATGAAAAATGTAACCAAAAATTTAATAAAAGACCACGAGCATATTGGCTATATTAAATTAACCGGTTTTGTAAAATCAAATACTGAATCATCCGATAGAGATATAAAAAATGCGTATAATGAATTGGAAAAAGAAGCTGCAAAGAAGAATATCAAACTAAAAGCGTTGGTTTTAGATTTGAGGAATAACGCAGGTGGCTATCTCGATCTCGCAATTGATATAAGCGATATGTTTTTATCTAAGGGAGTCATTGTAAGTACCGGTCGGGATCAAGGCACTGAAGAGGCAAGAGCAGAACCGAATAATGAAATCACAAATCTACCAATGGTAGTATTGATTAATGCCAAGTCAGCTTCAGCAAGTGAAATTGTGGCAAGCGCATTGCAACACCACGGAAGGGCATTGCTGCTTGGTGAAAGAACTTTTGGAAAAGCCACTGTGCAAAAGTTAATTGATCCTCTTCCGGGTAATAGAGATTTTGTTTTAAAGCTCACCCAATCCAGATACTACGATCCTTCCGGGATGACTATTCAAGTAGTAGGGGTAAATCCTGATATTGAAGTGTCCGCAGAAGAAGATGGGAGTTTCCCTTTTCAGTATAGAGAAGAGAATATGTGGGCTCACCTTCCAAAAATTGAATCTGACAAAAAACATAAAACATATTTTAATTTAGAGAAACTGAAAGACTGGGTAAAGAAAAAAGGTATGTCTGAGAGTTTTTTACAAAAGCATAAAAACGATCCTATAAAGCCGGACTATCAATTGATTCGTTCCTTGGATTACATTGAGGCACTTATTGCTGTGAAATAA
- a CDS encoding pyridoxine 5'-phosphate synthase has translation MIKLSVNVNKIATLRNSRGGNIPDILEFSEIILNSGAYGITVHPREDERHIKKTDVSELKNFLNTYNQKISQKKEFNIEGEPSKRFLDIIFENLPDQATLVPVHPGEITSDHGFDLQKDSKFLSPIIQKIKEKNIRVSLFVEAGAENLNIAKDIGADRIELYTGPFAFQFEKSVEKGKEAFILFEKTAMEAMKLGLGINAGHDLDHKNLMVFRNLSGLEEVSIGHRLISYALHVGIENSVKAYLKALSLSS, from the coding sequence ATGATCAAATTAAGTGTAAACGTAAACAAAATAGCAACTCTCAGAAATTCTCGTGGAGGAAATATTCCAGATATTTTAGAATTCTCTGAGATTATTTTGAATTCGGGAGCCTATGGGATCACTGTCCACCCGCGAGAAGATGAAAGGCATATTAAAAAAACAGATGTATCCGAATTAAAAAATTTTCTAAACACTTACAATCAAAAAATATCTCAAAAAAAAGAATTTAATATTGAAGGTGAGCCGAGTAAAAGGTTTTTAGATATAATTTTTGAAAATCTTCCCGATCAAGCGACCTTAGTTCCTGTTCATCCGGGAGAAATCACCTCTGATCATGGCTTTGATTTACAAAAAGACTCTAAATTTCTATCTCCTATCATTCAAAAAATCAAAGAGAAAAATATTAGAGTATCTTTATTTGTAGAAGCAGGAGCAGAAAATCTAAACATTGCAAAAGATATTGGAGCAGATAGAATTGAATTGTACACGGGGCCTTTTGCTTTTCAGTTTGAAAAAAGTGTGGAAAAAGGAAAAGAAGCATTCATTCTTTTTGAAAAAACAGCTATGGAAGCAATGAAACTTGGGCTTGGAATTAATGCAGGGCATGACTTGGATCATAAAAATTTAATGGTGTTTAGGAATCTTTCCGGTCTTGAGGAAGTGTCTATCGGTCACAGACTGATTTCTTACGCCTTGCACGTTGGAATTGAGAATTCTGTGAAAGCCTATCTTAAAGCTCTTTCGTTAAGTTCTTAA
- a CDS encoding TIGR02300 family protein: MVKKKPKPKTKTPIVKKKPTASPSSKKKSKSSGKTTSKGSGLGKKHTCYNCDTKFYDLGHLPPTCPKCGVDQTQKPVVKTRKVTPKVTEFDVVDEDLGINEQSEEIVEDADLEMEEGETELIEEDEGH; encoded by the coding sequence ATGGTAAAAAAGAAACCCAAACCCAAAACCAAAACACCCATTGTCAAAAAAAAGCCGACAGCTTCTCCTTCTTCTAAAAAGAAATCCAAATCAAGCGGGAAGACTACTTCAAAAGGCTCAGGACTTGGGAAAAAGCATACCTGCTACAATTGTGATACAAAATTTTACGATTTAGGTCATTTACCTCCAACTTGTCCAAAATGTGGTGTAGATCAAACTCAAAAACCGGTTGTAAAAACCAGAAAAGTAACTCCTAAGGTTACAGAGTTTGACGTAGTCGATGAAGATTTAGGTATAAACGAACAAAGCGAAGAAATCGTCGAAGACGCAGACCTTGAAATGGAAGAGGGTGAGACTGAATTAATCGAAGAGGATGAAGGGCACTGA
- the miaA gene encoding tRNA (adenosine(37)-N6)-dimethylallyltransferase MiaA: MKKSNLFVISGPTGSGKTGIVSELNPEIFEVISFDSRQIYQELDIGTAKPTLKERECIEHHLVDFLSPSEKINANIFVELANDSLNKILLKNKIPVIVCGTGFYLKAFLYGMYPVPSISEKIKNQIESMAKSEKWDLLKELDFEASKNLSQNDEYRIIRALEVNLSGVRWSELKNTREEGVLNRDDLQITGFFLDEDRQTLYNRINKRAEEMIQNGILDETRKVLKKYGENCPAFNTLGYNFTLEFIRGKLDIDSLRENLKKSHRNYAKKQITWFRKEKILKPVSKESVLDYLKKYKTGKICQPETIFKTIY, from the coding sequence CTGAAAAAATCCAATCTCTTTGTTATTTCAGGACCTACTGGTTCAGGAAAGACAGGAATTGTATCAGAATTAAACCCAGAAATCTTTGAAGTAATTTCTTTTGATTCAAGACAAATTTATCAAGAGTTGGATATTGGAACTGCAAAACCAACCCTGAAAGAAAGAGAGTGTATCGAGCATCATTTAGTAGATTTTCTTTCTCCATCAGAAAAAATAAACGCAAATATTTTTGTAGAACTTGCTAATGACTCCTTAAACAAGATTTTGCTAAAAAATAAAATCCCTGTAATTGTATGTGGAACAGGGTTTTATTTAAAAGCATTTTTGTATGGCATGTATCCTGTTCCATCAATCTCTGAAAAAATAAAAAATCAAATAGAAAGTATGGCAAAGAGCGAAAAATGGGATTTACTCAAAGAATTGGATTTTGAGGCTTCAAAAAATCTTTCACAAAACGATGAATATAGAATTATTCGAGCATTAGAAGTGAATCTTTCAGGGGTGAGATGGTCTGAATTAAAAAACACAAGAGAAGAAGGCGTTCTAAATAGAGACGATCTTCAAATAACAGGTTTTTTTTTAGACGAAGATAGACAAACCCTTTACAATAGAATTAATAAACGAGCAGAAGAAATGATTCAAAATGGAATTTTAGATGAAACAAGAAAGGTTCTAAAAAAATATGGAGAAAATTGTCCGGCTTTTAATACTCTTGGATATAATTTTACACTTGAATTTATCAGAGGAAAGTTAGATATAGATAGTTTACGGGAGAATCTAAAAAAATCTCACAGAAATTATGCGAAAAAACAGATTACTTGGTTTAGAAAAGAAAAAATTTTAAAACCGGTTTCTAAAGAGAGCGTATTAGATTATCTAAAAAAATATAAAACAGGTAAAATATGTCAACCAGAAACAATATTCAAGACCATCTACTAA
- the hfq gene encoding RNA chaperone Hfq has translation MSTRNNIQDHLLNTARKEKIELTIYLLNGVPLKGRVVSFDNFTLVLENDGKQNLVYKHGISTIIPAKPIKLQPEENKETIG, from the coding sequence ATGTCAACCAGAAACAATATTCAAGACCATCTACTAAATACTGCAAGAAAAGAAAAAATTGAACTCACAATTTATCTTCTAAACGGAGTCCCATTAAAAGGCAGAGTAGTCAGTTTTGACAATTTTACTTTAGTTTTAGAAAATGACGGCAAACAAAATTTAGTTTACAAGCACGGTATATCTACTATTATTCCAGCAAAACCAATTAAATTACAACCGGAAGAAAATAAAGAAACAATCGGTTAG
- a CDS encoding mannose-1-phosphate guanylyltransferase: MAGGKGERFWPTSRISSPKQLQKVYSSKTLLKETLDRAATLTSRDRIYIGTNATLKKEILKQEKSFPEKNFIIEPEGKNTAPIVALASLYFQAKYKNPVQIVLSADAFIDPVKEFTKTIQNAILEAEDNLVLLGVKPNRPETGYGYLSVGKASSNGFQVKAFFEKPEHKLAVKYIKKPNFYWNPGIFIWKTETILSEFEKHAPYIYNPLKSAFPFKNFGDLTTVFKILPSEAIDTAIMEKSNKIRMVKALFSWDDVGSWISLERVLPGDKNNNHHKGKSVHYFHSKGNISSTKKDFIAFLGVNDLILVEEEDVILVSSKTGISEIKKMISELGKNRSLQKYLE; this comes from the coding sequence ATGGCAGGAGGGAAGGGAGAAAGATTTTGGCCGACCTCCAGAATTTCTTCTCCAAAACAACTGCAAAAAGTTTACTCTTCTAAAACCCTGTTAAAAGAAACTCTGGATCGAGCAGCAACACTAACTTCCCGCGATCGAATATATATTGGAACAAATGCTACCCTCAAAAAAGAAATCCTAAAACAGGAAAAAAGTTTTCCTGAAAAGAATTTTATTATAGAGCCTGAAGGGAAAAATACAGCACCAATTGTAGCCCTTGCTTCTTTGTATTTTCAAGCCAAGTACAAAAACCCTGTACAAATTGTTTTGTCTGCGGATGCATTTATAGATCCTGTGAAAGAATTTACCAAAACAATTCAAAATGCAATCCTTGAAGCAGAGGACAACTTAGTACTTCTCGGAGTAAAACCAAACAGACCGGAGACAGGCTATGGTTATCTTTCCGTCGGAAAGGCCTCCAGCAACGGATTTCAAGTGAAAGCATTTTTTGAAAAACCCGAACACAAATTAGCCGTAAAATATATTAAAAAACCAAACTTTTATTGGAATCCGGGTATATTTATTTGGAAAACGGAAACAATTCTTTCTGAATTTGAAAAGCACGCGCCTTATATTTATAATCCTTTAAAGTCTGCTTTTCCTTTTAAAAATTTTGGAGATCTGACGACTGTATTTAAAATTCTTCCTTCAGAAGCCATTGATACTGCCATCATGGAAAAAAGTAACAAAATTCGTATGGTGAAAGCTCTATTTTCTTGGGACGATGTGGGTTCATGGATTTCCTTGGAAAGAGTCCTTCCCGGAGATAAAAACAACAACCACCATAAAGGCAAGTCTGTGCACTATTTTCACTCAAAAGGCAATATTTCTTCAACAAAGAAGGATTTTATCGCATTTTTGGGGGTAAATGATCTAATTTTAGTCGAAGAAGAAGACGTAATATTGGTTAGCTCAAAAACAGGAATTAGTGAAATAAAAAAGATGATTAGTGAACTTGGAAAAAATAGAAGTTTACAAAAGTATTTGGAATAA
- a CDS encoding purine-binding chemotaxis protein CheW, whose amino-acid sequence MAKDTLNEQYITFSIGEEEYAISILNVEEIVKISDLIKVPRAKDYFVGLMDIRGKVVSMIDLSKKLMNKRTEESVLDRAIIVKIGEKSLGIIVDKVSHVVRFQSTQIDPPPPSVRGISSRYIVGVAKKDNKFIIIMDIEKILTTDELSELHELTPANLARSK is encoded by the coding sequence ATGGCAAAAGACACACTCAATGAACAATACATTACATTTAGCATAGGTGAGGAAGAGTATGCAATTTCTATTTTGAATGTAGAAGAGATTGTAAAAATTTCCGATTTAATCAAAGTCCCGAGAGCCAAAGACTATTTCGTGGGTCTTATGGATATTCGCGGAAAAGTAGTGAGCATGATAGACCTCAGTAAAAAACTCATGAACAAAAGAACAGAAGAGAGTGTTTTGGATAGAGCGATTATTGTAAAAATTGGAGAGAAATCTCTTGGAATCATTGTTGATAAGGTATCCCATGTAGTGCGATTTCAAAGCACTCAGATCGATCCTCCCCCTCCTTCTGTCCGAGGAATCTCTTCTCGTTACATTGTTGGCGTAGCAAAGAAAGACAATAAATTTATCATCATCATGGATATTGAAAAAATACTCACCACAGATGAACTTTCAGAGCTGCACGAGTTGACTCCTGCCAATTTAGCACGATCTAAGTGA
- the gatB gene encoding Asp-tRNA(Asn)/Glu-tRNA(Gln) amidotransferase subunit GatB, translating into MTEFEPVIGLEVHAQLNTQSKVFSTSSCAYGGSPNTQVSPVCFGLPGALPVLNESALNKAIVAGLAFGCKISLFTKFDRKNYFYPDLPKGYQISQFDKPIALGGEVHFQIKGENESKKINLTRIHIEEDAGKLIHSADPNTNVSYVDLNRAGTPLIEIVSEPEIRSSDEAYYYLLALKNILRYIRVSDCNMEEGSLRCDANVSIRPVGSSEFRTRVEIKNLNSFKAVKSAIDYEIEWQKEEYLKGNTFSQQTKLWDSTLLKTVPMRSKEMAHDYRYFPDPDLPVIILQEKYVEDLRNTLPELPSEKRNRFEKELGLPFYDSEVLTSEREIAEFFEEVVKISNDPKKSSNWVKDEVLGILNKENEDIQNFPIEPKRLGEMILLINEGKISGKIAKIIFEEMLVSKDSPTEIMTKKNLGVVRDDKAIELIVDKVISENSEAIDSYRKGKERALAALVGAVMKESKGKADPGIVNKMILEKAKKIIEAGELP; encoded by the coding sequence ATGACTGAATTTGAACCTGTTATAGGTCTTGAAGTCCACGCACAACTAAATACCCAATCCAAGGTTTTTTCTACCAGTTCGTGTGCTTACGGAGGATCACCAAATACTCAAGTTTCACCGGTTTGTTTTGGTTTGCCGGGAGCTTTACCGGTTTTGAATGAATCTGCGCTTAACAAGGCAATTGTAGCAGGGCTTGCCTTTGGGTGTAAGATTTCTCTTTTTACAAAATTTGATCGAAAAAATTATTTTTACCCGGATTTACCGAAAGGCTACCAAATTTCTCAATTCGATAAACCAATTGCGCTTGGAGGAGAAGTTCATTTTCAGATCAAAGGAGAAAATGAATCTAAAAAAATAAACCTTACGAGGATACATATCGAGGAGGATGCGGGAAAACTTATACACTCTGCCGATCCAAACACAAATGTTTCCTATGTAGATTTAAACCGTGCAGGAACTCCACTGATTGAAATTGTTTCGGAGCCTGAAATTCGATCTTCTGATGAAGCTTATTATTATCTTTTAGCACTGAAGAATATTTTGAGGTATATTCGGGTGTCGGATTGCAATATGGAAGAAGGCTCTCTTCGTTGTGATGCAAACGTTTCTATTCGTCCGGTTGGTTCAAGCGAGTTTCGCACAAGAGTAGAAATCAAAAACCTAAATTCTTTTAAAGCAGTCAAATCTGCAATCGACTACGAAATAGAATGGCAAAAAGAAGAGTATCTGAAAGGTAATACTTTTTCTCAACAGACTAAGCTATGGGATTCTACACTATTAAAAACAGTTCCCATGCGATCTAAAGAAATGGCACACGATTATAGATATTTTCCTGATCCTGATCTACCGGTAATTATTTTACAAGAAAAATATGTAGAGGATTTAAGAAACACTCTTCCCGAACTGCCTTCCGAAAAAAGAAACCGATTTGAAAAAGAGCTTGGACTTCCTTTTTATGATTCGGAGGTGCTTACATCTGAAAGAGAGATTGCAGAATTTTTTGAAGAAGTTGTAAAAATCTCAAACGATCCGAAAAAATCTTCCAACTGGGTAAAGGATGAAGTTCTTGGGATACTAAACAAAGAAAACGAAGATATCCAAAATTTTCCTATCGAGCCAAAAAGATTAGGGGAAATGATTCTACTTATCAATGAAGGTAAAATTTCAGGAAAAATAGCAAAGATTATTTTTGAAGAAATGCTTGTTTCAAAAGATTCGCCTACTGAAATAATGACCAAGAAAAATCTTGGAGTAGTTCGAGATGACAAAGCAATCGAGTTGATTGTGGACAAAGTGATTTCTGAAAACTCTGAAGCTATCGATTCTTATAGAAAAGGGAAGGAAAGAGCACTTGCTGCACTTGTAGGTGCAGTAATGAAAGAGAGTAAAGGCAAAGCAGACCCGGGTATTGTGAATAAGATGATTCTCGAAAAAGCAAAAAAGATAATCGAAGCAGGAGAATTACCGTAA
- a CDS encoding isochorismatase family protein, with product MRILKEESILIVVDIQEKLEPVIFDFERIVYNSRIVIEGIKALEIPILVTEQYPKGLGPTVAPIVENLGEFYKPIEKKVFSVMDSKVFKERLNDSKAKNVILIGIQSDVCVLQSSIDLLENGFIPVVVEDCVSAKTLEEKRISLERIRTSGGVTTTSLSILFELCRSSESSGFKKISKLVTDGL from the coding sequence ATGAGAATTTTAAAAGAGGAATCTATCCTTATAGTAGTAGATATTCAGGAAAAATTAGAGCCTGTGATTTTCGATTTTGAGCGTATAGTTTACAATTCCAGAATAGTGATTGAAGGGATCAAGGCTTTAGAGATTCCGATACTTGTAACTGAGCAGTATCCAAAGGGGCTTGGACCGACTGTAGCCCCAATAGTTGAAAATTTGGGGGAGTTTTATAAACCTATTGAAAAAAAAGTATTTAGCGTAATGGACTCTAAAGTTTTTAAAGAAAGGCTAAATGATAGTAAAGCAAAAAACGTTATTTTGATTGGTATTCAATCCGATGTTTGCGTTCTTCAGTCCTCGATAGATTTATTAGAAAATGGTTTTATACCAGTCGTAGTAGAAGACTGTGTGTCTGCAAAAACTTTAGAAGAAAAAAGAATTTCGCTGGAAAGGATTCGTACCTCCGGTGGGGTTACAACTACCTCTTTGTCTATTTTATTTGAATTGTGCAGGAGCTCCGAGTCTTCAGGATTTAAGAAAATTTCAAAACTTGTAACAGACGGTTTATAA